One region of Magnetococcus sp. PR-3 genomic DNA includes:
- the clpB gene encoding ATP-dependent chaperone ClpB, producing the protein MQQEQLTSKSAEALNSAVGLAAERGQQYVEPEHLLLAMLQQKDGLIPALLTKMQAPLPALSQATTATVDNLPRVGGDGAAQTLPSRRLQSLWRDAEKEAASLRDEYTSTEHFLLAMSEMQEGALPGLFRQFALNRSKILDALKSVRSGQRVTSKDPEGTFQALEKYARDLTELAKSGKLDPVIGRDEEIRRTIQVLSRRTKNNPVLIGEPGVGKTAIVEGLALRIERGDVPESLKTVRIVSLDMGALVAGAKYRGEFEERLKAVLKEVQEAAGQIILFIDEMHTIVGAGKTEGAMDAGNLLKPALARGDLHCVGATTLDEYRKHVEKDPALERRFQPVKVLEPSAEATISILRGIKDKYELHHGVRITDAAIVAAATLSHRYINDRFLPDKAIDLVDEAAARIRMEITSKPQLLDTLDRQILQLQIEQTALSKEKDPASKERLSKLESELADLKEQSHTLTIRWTQERDVIQHVGQLKEKLEQTRLQLEQAERNGHLEKAGELRYSTLPKLETDLNMAEEAAVQAKDSTLLRELVDEEEIATVVARWTGIPVARMLEGEKEKLLKMEDRLRQQVVGQDTALEAIARAVRRARAGLQDPNRPIGSFLFLGPTGVGKTELSKALAQFLFNDNGAMVRLDMSEYMEKHAVSRLIGAPPGYVGYEEGGQLTEQVRRRPYSVVLLDEVEKAHPEVFNTLLQVLDEGRLTDGQGRTVDFRNTVFIMTSNIGSPIIAQGGDPEQVEAEVMAILKQAFRPEFLNRIDETILFHALQREHMDNIVEIQLAHLYKLLESHNITLELDHHVRHTLAEEGYDPIYGARPLKRVIQRRVQDLLAEAILAGTIRDGDHLTLTVNEGKIRINPVHP; encoded by the coding sequence ATGCAACAGGAACAACTGACCAGCAAATCTGCCGAAGCCCTGAACAGTGCCGTAGGTTTGGCCGCTGAACGTGGCCAACAGTATGTGGAACCAGAACATCTGTTGCTGGCCATGTTGCAGCAAAAAGATGGGTTGATCCCTGCCTTATTAACCAAAATGCAGGCACCTCTACCTGCCTTGTCACAAGCCACCACCGCCACGGTAGATAACCTACCCCGTGTCGGGGGAGATGGTGCGGCACAAACCCTACCCTCCCGTCGTTTACAAAGTTTGTGGCGCGACGCGGAAAAAGAGGCGGCCTCCCTACGGGATGAATACACCTCCACCGAGCACTTCCTGCTGGCCATGAGTGAAATGCAAGAGGGTGCTCTGCCAGGTTTGTTCCGTCAGTTTGCCCTTAACCGCTCAAAAATATTGGATGCCCTTAAGAGCGTACGCAGTGGTCAACGGGTAACCAGCAAAGATCCTGAAGGCACCTTTCAAGCGCTTGAGAAGTATGCCCGTGATCTGACTGAGCTGGCCAAGAGCGGCAAATTGGACCCCGTCATTGGGCGAGATGAAGAGATCCGCCGCACCATTCAGGTTCTTAGCCGTCGTACCAAGAACAACCCCGTGCTGATTGGTGAACCTGGGGTGGGAAAAACCGCCATTGTAGAAGGGTTGGCACTGCGTATTGAACGGGGTGATGTGCCGGAGTCCTTAAAAACCGTACGTATTGTCTCACTGGATATGGGTGCCTTGGTGGCGGGTGCCAAATATCGGGGAGAGTTTGAAGAGCGGTTAAAGGCCGTGCTTAAAGAGGTCCAAGAAGCCGCCGGTCAGATTATTCTATTTATTGATGAGATGCACACCATCGTCGGTGCCGGTAAGACCGAAGGCGCCATGGATGCTGGCAACCTATTAAAACCAGCCTTGGCCCGTGGTGATCTACACTGTGTAGGAGCGACCACGCTGGATGAGTACCGCAAACATGTGGAAAAAGATCCCGCTCTGGAGCGGCGCTTCCAACCCGTCAAGGTGCTGGAGCCTAGTGCAGAGGCCACCATATCTATCCTACGTGGGATCAAGGATAAGTATGAACTCCACCACGGAGTACGGATTACCGATGCCGCCATTGTCGCTGCAGCTACCCTCTCCCACCGTTATATCAACGATCGCTTTCTACCCGATAAAGCCATTGACCTGGTGGATGAAGCCGCCGCCCGTATTCGTATGGAGATTACCTCCAAACCCCAGTTATTGGACACCCTGGATCGACAGATCCTACAGCTACAGATTGAACAGACCGCATTAAGTAAGGAAAAAGATCCTGCTTCCAAAGAGCGCCTATCCAAACTGGAGTCTGAGCTGGCTGATCTTAAGGAGCAGTCTCACACACTTACCATCCGCTGGACCCAGGAACGGGATGTCATTCAGCATGTGGGGCAACTGAAAGAAAAGTTGGAGCAAACCCGTCTACAACTGGAACAGGCGGAGCGCAATGGTCATCTAGAAAAAGCAGGGGAGCTACGTTACAGCACCCTACCCAAGCTGGAAACGGACCTGAATATGGCCGAAGAGGCCGCCGTTCAAGCCAAAGATAGTACCCTGCTTCGGGAGTTGGTGGATGAAGAGGAGATTGCCACCGTCGTGGCCCGCTGGACAGGCATACCCGTGGCCCGCATGTTGGAGGGGGAAAAAGAGAAACTGCTAAAAATGGAAGATCGCCTGCGCCAGCAGGTTGTGGGACAGGATACTGCGCTGGAGGCTATTGCCCGAGCGGTACGTCGCGCCCGAGCAGGTTTGCAGGACCCCAACCGTCCCATTGGTTCTTTCCTATTTCTTGGTCCAACCGGGGTGGGTAAAACAGAGCTGAGCAAAGCACTGGCCCAGTTTTTATTCAATGATAACGGGGCCATGGTCCGACTGGATATGTCGGAGTATATGGAGAAACATGCGGTTTCCCGTTTAATTGGTGCCCCGCCAGGTTACGTGGGTTATGAAGAGGGTGGCCAACTGACCGAACAGGTACGCCGACGCCCCTATAGTGTGGTACTGCTCGATGAAGTGGAAAAAGCCCACCCAGAGGTCTTTAATACCCTGTTGCAGGTGTTGGATGAGGGGCGTTTGACTGACGGTCAGGGTCGCACCGTGGATTTTCGCAATACCGTGTTTATTATGACCTCTAACATCGGCTCCCCCATTATCGCCCAGGGTGGTGACCCTGAGCAGGTGGAAGCTGAGGTCATGGCGATACTGAAACAAGCCTTTCGCCCAGAGTTTCTTAACCGGATTGATGAGACCATTCTGTTCCATGCACTGCAACGTGAGCATATGGACAACATTGTGGAGATCCAGCTTGCCCACCTGTATAAATTGCTGGAGAGCCATAACATCACCCTGGAACTGGATCACCACGTACGCCATACCCTAGCTGAAGAGGGCTATGACCCCATTTATGGCGCCCGCCCCTTAAAACGGG